One segment of Candidatus Blochmannia ocreatus DNA contains the following:
- the frr gene encoding ribosome recycling factor: MIEKIIIELESQLKKCINTFKKHINTIHIGKVSINMLNNIQINYYGALVPIRQVSNITVENPRTLTVNVFDIKIIKLVEKAINTSELELNPISCGNIIKIVLPMLTEERRITLTKVVRSESEKSKISIRNIRRIANDKIKFLLKNKEINEDIMHNYHNKIQKLTDTYIKEINFILSKKEMELMKF; this comes from the coding sequence TTGATAGAAAAGATTATAATTGAATTAGAATCACAACTAAAAAAATGTATTAACACCTTTAAAAAACACATTAATACTATTCATATAGGTAAAGTGTCTATAAACATGTTAAATAACATACAGATAAACTACTACGGTGCATTAGTGCCAATACGTCAAGTATCTAATATTACTGTAGAAAACCCCCGTACATTAACTGTTAATGTTTTTGATATTAAAATAATTAAATTAGTAGAAAAAGCTATTAATACTTCTGAATTGGAATTAAATCCAATCTCTTGCGGTAATATAATTAAAATTGTATTGCCAATGTTAACGGAAGAACGTCGTATTACTTTAACAAAAGTGGTACGTTCAGAATCAGAAAAAAGTAAAATTTCTATAAGAAATATACGACGTATTGCTAATGATAAAATCAAATTTTTATTAAAAAACAAAGAAATTAATGAAGATATAATGCATAATTATCACAATAAAATTCAAAAATTAACAGATACTTATATTAAAGAAATCAATTTTATATTATCAAAAAAAGAAATGGAATTAATGAAATTTTGA
- the ispC gene encoding 1-deoxy-D-xylulose-5-phosphate reductoisomerase, with product MQSITILGSTGSVGQATISVVQQHSSKFCVRALVAKNNVSIMTNQCLTICPKYACMIDENAAKMLKSNLIAAGKNDIQVLSGITNACALAMLDDVEMVMSAIVGIAGLKPTFSAIRAGKKILLANKETLITCGKFFMQEAETHNATILPIDSEHNAIFQNLPIKCQKNLGRFPLSKYGISKIVLTASGGVFRKIPQEQLSSVTPEQACTHPNWSMGNKISVDSATMMNKGLEYIEARYLFNAKSNEIQILLHPQSIVHAIVHYTDGNMLAHLAIPDMKIPIAYAMAYPNRMPLKMPSYINTNCLNTLHFAELDYHSYPCLQLAIDANNSGQAATIILNAANEIAVEAFLHKIISFNKIPDIISNVLDVVHFNDPNNIEEILYIDKQARAKTTSLCYVKK from the coding sequence ATGCAATCTATAACTATACTAGGCAGTACTGGCTCTGTAGGACAGGCTACTATTTCTGTGGTCCAACAACATTCTAGCAAATTTTGTGTACGCGCCTTAGTAGCTAAAAATAATGTATCTATAATGACCAATCAATGTTTGACTATATGTCCTAAATACGCATGTATGATAGACGAAAACGCTGCTAAGATGTTAAAATCAAATTTAATTGCCGCTGGAAAAAATGATATCCAAGTATTATCTGGAATAACTAACGCATGCGCATTAGCAATGCTAGATGATGTAGAGATGGTGATGTCCGCCATAGTTGGAATAGCCGGATTAAAACCGACTTTTTCTGCCATTCGTGCTGGAAAAAAAATTCTTTTAGCTAATAAAGAAACTTTAATTACTTGTGGAAAATTTTTTATGCAAGAGGCTGAAACACATAACGCTACTATATTACCTATAGATAGCGAACATAATGCTATTTTTCAGAACTTACCAATAAAATGTCAAAAAAATCTAGGACGTTTTCCTTTATCTAAATATGGTATATCAAAAATTGTACTAACAGCCTCCGGAGGAGTGTTTAGAAAAATACCTCAAGAACAATTATCTTCAGTAACTCCAGAACAAGCCTGCACCCATCCTAATTGGTCTATGGGCAATAAAATATCAGTAGATTCTGCCACTATGATGAATAAAGGTCTAGAATACATAGAAGCACGTTACTTATTTAACGCCAAATCTAATGAAATACAAATTTTACTACATCCACAATCTATTGTGCATGCTATAGTACATTATACAGATGGAAACATGTTAGCTCACTTAGCTATTCCAGATATGAAAATTCCTATTGCATACGCTATGGCTTATCCTAATAGGATGCCTCTGAAAATGCCGTCTTACATAAATACTAATTGTTTAAACACACTGCATTTTGCAGAATTAGACTATCATAGTTATCCTTGCTTACAATTAGCAATAGACGCAAATAACTCTGGCCAAGCTGCAACTATAATTTTAAACGCAGCTAATGAAATAGCCGTAGAAGCATTTTTACATAAAATTATTTCTTTTAATAAAATACCTGATATTATAAGTAATGTACTTGATGTCGTTCATTTTAATGACCCTAATAATATAGAAGAGATACTTTACATAGACAAACAAGCTCGAGCAAAAACAACATCATTATGTTATGTAAAAAAATAA
- the uppS gene encoding polyprenyl diphosphate synthase, whose translation MSSKNKQNISTFSSNVLPRHVAIIMDGNRRWANTRGKLRIVGHKAGLDAARRAVNFAINYKLDALTLYAFSSENWKRPSGEIKSLMQLFSHALNKEIHTLHKNNIKLRIIGDINKFTVELQKNIKNSEQLTAKNNGLTLNIAANYGGRWDIIQGVKQLATQVQKGMLNPNQINEDTLCKCVCMNELAPVDLVIRTGGEYRISNFLLWQIAYAELFFTDVLWPDFNDMIFKNALNTFTKRERRFGSNASA comes from the coding sequence ATATCATCTAAAAATAAACAAAACATTAGCACTTTTTCATCTAATGTATTACCGCGACACGTTGCCATAATAATGGATGGAAACAGACGTTGGGCAAACACTCGAGGGAAATTACGTATTGTTGGACACAAAGCTGGGCTAGATGCAGCTCGCAGAGCTGTAAATTTTGCTATAAATTATAAACTTGATGCATTAACATTATATGCATTTAGTAGTGAAAACTGGAAACGACCCAGCGGGGAAATAAAATCTCTAATGCAATTATTTTCTCATGCTCTAAACAAAGAAATACACACACTCCATAAAAATAATATCAAATTACGCATTATTGGAGATATAAACAAATTTACTGTTGAACTTCAAAAAAATATTAAAAATTCTGAACAATTAACTGCTAAAAATAATGGACTTACACTTAATATTGCAGCAAATTATGGAGGACGTTGGGATATTATCCAAGGTGTTAAACAACTTGCTACACAAGTACAAAAAGGAATGTTGAATCCTAATCAAATTAATGAGGATACTTTATGTAAATGTGTTTGTATGAATGAATTAGCGCCAGTAGATTTAGTAATTCGTACAGGAGGTGAGTATAGAATTAGTAACTTTTTACTCTGGCAAATAGCATATGCTGAATTATTCTTTACAGATGTGCTATGGCCAGATTTCAACGATATGATCTTTAAAAATGCACTCAATACTTTTACTAAACGAGAGCGTCGATTTGGCAGTAATGCATCTGCATAA
- a CDS encoding phosphatidate cytidylyltransferase, translating into MLKHRIISTCILIPVIILTLITLSTTQFSICAAAVCLINAWEWGKIMRFSSMNQIIWISTIFFLLSLIITIVVTQNIFSIKHWKIIWYFIGNITIIWWILSFILIIYYPYSTFFWKKSIFLRYCFGILIILPFFLGILTLHQLHYINKNFINTWWLLYILILVWVNDSSAYIIGRTLGQHKLLPSISPEKTWEGCIGGILISIGTSWLLIKYIITHNTVFMMSPHIIFIYSIISIITSVIGDLNESMFKRTSGIKDSGNIIPGHGGLLDRTDSVTAAIPIFTYLILLDLS; encoded by the coding sequence GTGTTAAAACACCGAATTATTAGTACATGTATATTAATACCTGTTATTATATTAACATTAATAACATTATCTACAACACAATTTTCGATTTGTGCAGCTGCTGTTTGTTTAATAAACGCATGGGAATGGGGCAAAATAATGCGTTTTTCCTCAATGAATCAAATAATATGGATCAGTACCATATTTTTTTTGTTAAGTCTCATCATTACAATAGTAGTGACACAAAATATTTTTTCTATAAAACATTGGAAAATTATTTGGTATTTTATCGGAAATATAACTATAATCTGGTGGATATTATCATTTATATTAATAATATATTATCCATACTCTACTTTTTTTTGGAAAAAATCTATTTTTTTACGTTACTGTTTTGGAATATTAATAATTTTACCATTCTTTTTGGGAATATTAACATTACATCAACTTCATTATATTAACAAAAATTTCATTAACACATGGTGGTTACTATACATACTAATATTAGTATGGGTTAACGACTCTAGCGCCTATATTATAGGTCGTACTTTAGGGCAACATAAACTATTACCTTCCATATCTCCTGAAAAAACTTGGGAAGGATGTATTGGTGGAATCCTTATATCTATAGGAACTTCATGGTTATTAATTAAATATATTATAACACATAATACTGTTTTTATGATGTCTCCTCACATCATATTTATTTATTCTATAATTTCCATCATTACTTCCGTAATAGGAGATTTAAACGAAAGCATGTTTAAACGAACATCAGGAATCAAAGATAGCGGTAATATAATCCCTGGACATGGAGGACTACTAGATCGTACCGATAGTGTAACCGCTGCAATACCCATATTCACCTATCTAATATTATTAGATTTGTCTTAA
- the rseP gene encoding RIP metalloprotease RseP, with protein MLSHFFWNLITFILTLSILITIHEYGHFLAARFLNVKIEKFSIGFGPVLWSWKDQKKDTEYAISAILFGGYIKLFDAPKSINKQYTQKYNNTFNSKKTWEKIIIIVAGPIMNFLLSIILYIIIFIIGTPTHKPIIQSIIPDSIADQSGLLSNLEIQSINNVHTHNWDAIRLEILNNIGKKNIVISTIEICQNNTNIKTYTLNIPDNWFNKSINYINDPVISLGIVPIDTYIIPTIFKIRPNSAAQQSGLKIGDKIIKINEQTITNWESVIKIIKNNLTNNLNITIARENKTINLNLNLQSNKIHCIHPNTIEEIIGFIPKVISKPTKNFLLKNKYGYFDAILHSCKKVWKLIYFTINTLFQAILGNINIIQLIGGPISIAQKAGETAKYGFIYYLMFLSVISINLGIINLLPFPSLDGGHLFFLIIEKIIGKLIPKKIKHFIHIIGYIILMSVISIALFNDINKLWQC; from the coding sequence ATGTTATCACATTTTTTTTGGAATTTAATCACATTTATTTTAACACTAAGCATATTAATCACTATTCATGAATATGGACATTTTTTAGCAGCACGTTTCTTGAACGTAAAAATAGAAAAATTTTCTATAGGATTTGGTCCAGTGTTATGGAGTTGGAAAGACCAAAAAAAAGATACAGAATACGCAATTTCTGCTATTCTTTTTGGCGGATATATAAAATTATTTGACGCGCCAAAATCAATTAATAAACAATATACTCAAAAATATAATAATACATTTAATTCAAAAAAAACTTGGGAAAAAATTATTATTATAGTTGCTGGACCTATTATGAATTTCCTATTATCAATTATATTATATATAATAATTTTTATTATAGGAACACCAACACACAAACCAATTATACAATCTATTATCCCTGATTCTATCGCAGATCAATCTGGCTTATTATCTAATTTAGAAATCCAATCTATTAATAATGTTCATACACATAATTGGGATGCAATACGATTAGAGATACTAAATAATATTGGAAAAAAAAATATTGTTATTTCCACAATAGAAATATGTCAAAATAATACAAATATAAAAACTTATACTTTAAATATACCTGATAACTGGTTTAATAAATCTATTAATTATATTAACGACCCCGTAATTTCTTTAGGTATTGTACCTATTGATACATATATAATACCAACTATATTTAAAATCCGCCCAAACTCTGCTGCTCAACAATCAGGCCTAAAAATAGGAGATAAAATTATTAAAATTAATGAACAAACAATAACTAATTGGGAATCAGTTATTAAAATAATAAAAAATAACCTTACAAACAACTTAAACATTACTATTGCACGTGAAAATAAAACAATAAATCTAAATTTAAATCTACAATCTAATAAAATACATTGCATTCACCCAAATACAATAGAAGAAATCATTGGATTTATACCAAAAGTTATTTCTAAACCAACAAAAAATTTTTTATTAAAAAATAAATATGGATATTTTGATGCAATATTACATTCTTGTAAAAAAGTTTGGAAATTAATATATTTTACAATCAATACACTATTTCAAGCAATTCTCGGAAATATTAATATCATACAGCTTATAGGAGGACCAATTTCAATAGCACAAAAAGCCGGAGAAACAGCAAAATATGGATTTATCTATTACTTAATGTTTCTATCTGTAATTAGTATTAATTTAGGCATTATAAATCTACTGCCATTTCCATCATTAGATGGAGGACACCTGTTTTTTCTCATAATAGAAAAAATTATCGGAAAACTAATACCTAAAAAAATAAAGCATTTTATCCATATTATAGGATATATAATACTAATGTCCGTAATAAGTATAGCATTGTTTAATGACATAAATAAATTATGGCAATGCTAA
- the bamA gene encoding outer membrane protein assembly factor BamA, with the protein MKKILIAFLLIISNAGYSADIIVKKILFNGLKRISPDTILCNLPIKIGLHINEENISDSIKTLFATGYFEEITISKEIEDDGVLLIQVKERPIINNININGNKLIKNDVIKNILNSKKIKIGEPFNEHSIFEVKQELEKFYHHFGKFLSVIKIENKPISNNRVDLYIILTEGKTATVKQINIFGNHVFNKKQLLSQFTLYKQTKWWHFPYKKQYKKQKFFQDLDELRNFYLNRGYAKFHIDEIQIDLTPDKKNVCLSIYITEGTTHTLDSIVLKGNITNLFPNIKQHINIAPNELYSNNKIKEIEYNIRHILNTHGYVKPNVSIKSDISKNKTVKLYIYVDTGYPFYVREIKLAGNYFTKDEVIRREIHQNEQTLLNYIHTIQDQNRLKKLRYLKTVNAYITPVPNTLNQIDIVYEIDEHNTGNINLSLGIGTESGLNAQFGMYQNNILGSGNTISINGTKNYYQTYAEISALKPYYGINNINIGGKIFYYDLNRNNTNWSDYNLKNYGININYAYPITEYNKFNIGLNYIYNYLNKISPQIVVWRYLKSTGIHFKTSSNYNDIYPEKTINFLANDILLLSGWTYDNLNHAYFPTSGSEITISNILTLPKSDNKYYKIIINNHNYIPLDQHQNWILKKSIYAGYAGSINKKESPFYDNFYAGGIETIRGFKLNSIGPKAAYYRCNNSNDDYNQCSIKNSQDTIGGNAIALIQTELIVPLKFLNKQYSDLARISLFLDAGTVWDTLWKNTEATKSAGIEDYSNAKNIRISGGISLKWISPIGPVIFSYSKLIKKHSGDIEEPFQFSIGKIW; encoded by the coding sequence ATGAAAAAGATACTTATAGCATTCTTATTAATCATTAGTAACGCAGGATACAGCGCTGATATTATTGTAAAAAAAATTCTTTTTAATGGATTAAAGAGAATTTCTCCAGATACAATATTATGTAATTTACCCATAAAAATAGGACTTCACATTAATGAAGAAAATATTTCGGATAGTATCAAGACATTATTTGCTACAGGATATTTTGAAGAAATTACTATTTCTAAAGAAATAGAAGATGATGGCGTTCTTTTAATCCAAGTAAAAGAACGACCTATAATTAATAATATTAATATCAATGGGAATAAATTAATTAAAAATGATGTAATAAAAAACATACTGAATTCAAAAAAAATAAAAATAGGAGAACCATTTAATGAACATTCCATTTTTGAAGTAAAACAAGAATTAGAAAAATTTTATCACCACTTTGGAAAATTTTTATCAGTAATTAAAATAGAAAATAAACCTATCTCCAATAATCGTGTTGATTTGTATATCATATTAACTGAAGGTAAAACCGCTACAGTAAAACAAATCAATATTTTTGGAAATCATGTATTCAATAAAAAACAATTATTATCACAATTTACATTATATAAACAGACAAAATGGTGGCATTTTCCATATAAAAAACAATATAAAAAACAGAAATTTTTTCAAGATTTAGATGAGCTACGTAATTTTTATTTAAATCGAGGTTATGCTAAATTCCATATAGATGAAATACAAATTGATTTAACACCGGATAAAAAAAATGTTTGTCTTTCGATATATATTACTGAAGGCACAACACATACCCTTGATTCTATAGTACTCAAGGGTAATATAACAAATTTATTTCCAAACATTAAACAACATATAAACATTGCACCAAACGAACTTTATAGTAATAATAAAATTAAAGAAATAGAATACAATATACGACATATACTAAACACGCATGGTTACGTTAAACCAAATGTTTCAATAAAATCTGATATTAGCAAAAATAAAACAGTAAAATTATATATATATGTTGATACAGGTTATCCTTTTTATGTACGAGAAATTAAACTTGCGGGAAACTACTTCACTAAAGATGAAGTTATCCGCAGAGAAATACATCAAAATGAACAAACACTACTAAATTACATACACACTATTCAAGATCAAAATAGACTGAAAAAATTACGTTATCTCAAAACTGTAAATGCATATATTACCCCGGTACCAAACACACTAAACCAAATTGATATCGTTTATGAAATTGATGAACATAATACTGGAAATATAAATTTAAGCCTTGGAATTGGAACAGAAAGCGGATTAAATGCCCAATTTGGAATGTACCAAAATAATATATTAGGATCAGGCAATACCATATCTATTAATGGGACTAAGAATTATTATCAAACTTACGCAGAAATATCTGCTTTAAAGCCATATTATGGCATTAACAATATTAATATAGGAGGAAAAATATTTTACTATGATTTAAACCGAAACAATACAAATTGGTCAGATTATAATTTAAAAAATTATGGTATTAATATCAACTATGCATATCCAATCACTGAATATAATAAATTTAATATAGGACTAAATTATATATATAATTATCTAAATAAAATATCCCCACAAATAGTAGTATGGCGTTACCTAAAATCTACAGGTATTCATTTTAAAACCTCATCAAATTATAATGATATATACCCCGAAAAAACCATTAATTTCCTTGCAAATGATATTCTGCTGCTATCAGGATGGACGTATGATAACTTAAATCATGCATATTTTCCTACCTCCGGATCAGAAATTACTATATCGAATATCTTAACATTACCCAAATCAGACAATAAATATTATAAGATTATAATTAACAACCATAACTATATACCTTTAGACCAACATCAAAATTGGATACTTAAAAAATCTATATACGCCGGATATGCTGGTAGTATAAATAAAAAAGAAAGCCCTTTCTACGATAACTTCTATGCTGGTGGTATTGAAACAATTAGAGGATTTAAACTAAACAGTATTGGACCAAAAGCCGCATATTATCGCTGTAATAACTCAAATGATGATTATAATCAATGCTCAATAAAAAATTCTCAAGATACGATAGGAGGTAATGCGATAGCCCTTATACAAACTGAACTGATAGTTCCATTAAAATTTTTAAACAAACAATACTCCGATCTAGCACGAATTTCATTATTTTTAGATGCAGGTACAGTATGGGATACTCTCTGGAAAAATACAGAAGCTACAAAATCTGCAGGCATTGAAGATTATAGCAACGCAAAAAATATTCGTATATCTGGAGGAATATCATTAAAATGGATATCTCCTATTGGACCTGTAATTTTTTCTTATTCAAAATTAATAAAAAAACACTCGGGAGATATAGAAGAACCTTTTCAATTTAGTATTGGAAAAATATGGTAA
- a CDS encoding OmpH family outer membrane protein, giving the protein MNKWIYMLSAIVWITQVLPANAANKIAIVNVSSVFQNSSQRAKVIKQLEHEFKERANDLENMENELQLQMQTLQRDGNTMKTEERNKLEKSLISQREIFTNKAKEFQKDNHSRQTEERDKILNTIHNLVTNIAKQENYDIVIDSNAVVYNNSYIADITNSVMKKIG; this is encoded by the coding sequence GTGAATAAGTGGATATATATGTTAAGCGCTATTGTTTGGATCACACAAGTGTTGCCTGCTAATGCTGCAAATAAAATTGCAATAGTAAATGTCTCTAGTGTTTTTCAAAACTCTTCACAACGCGCTAAAGTTATTAAACAACTCGAGCACGAATTTAAAGAGCGCGCTAACGATCTAGAAAATATGGAAAATGAATTACAACTACAAATGCAAACATTGCAACGTGATGGAAACACTATGAAAACAGAAGAACGCAATAAACTAGAAAAATCTCTTATAAGTCAACGTGAAATTTTTACTAATAAAGCTAAAGAATTCCAGAAAGATAATCACTCACGTCAAACAGAAGAAAGAGATAAAATACTTAACACTATCCATAATTTAGTAACAAATATTGCTAAACAAGAAAATTACGATATAGTTATCGATTCTAACGCAGTCGTATATAACAATAGTTATATAGCAGATATCACAAATTCTGTAATGAAAAAAATTGGATAA
- the lpxD gene encoding UDP-3-O-(3-hydroxymyristoyl)glucosamine N-acyltransferase, producing the protein MIMIRLDDLAQKLNAQLYGDKDIIITGIASINNAQAGHITFLKDQRLLNQLDSCRASAIILSKNNLIFCKISALVVKNPYLAYIKTAQLIESNPIFNNHIASEASIASDAILGKRVGIGAYVTIESGVIIEDDVIIGPNSFIGRHTKISAGTHIWANVSIHHAVEIGKFCRIQSGTIIGSDGFGYIKNHGTWIKVPHLGKVKIGNNVEIGACTTIDRGTLDNTNIENGVIIDNQCQIAHNVKIGEHTAIAGGVIMGGSLTIGKNCMIGGASVINGHINICDNVTITGMSMVMRSITKPGIYSSGIPVQPNTTWWKTAALIIRIHKINKRIKTIEQHIKKLFFLLQSNKNNFLFILLG; encoded by the coding sequence ATTATCATGATACGACTAGATGATTTAGCACAAAAACTAAATGCTCAATTATATGGGGATAAAGATATTATTATTACTGGTATTGCCTCCATAAATAATGCGCAAGCAGGGCATATAACGTTTTTAAAAGATCAACGCCTTTTAAATCAACTAGATTCCTGTCGTGCATCAGCAATAATATTATCTAAAAATAATTTAATTTTCTGTAAAATTTCAGCATTAGTAGTAAAAAATCCTTATCTTGCTTATATAAAAACAGCTCAACTAATAGAATCTAATCCTATATTTAACAATCATATCGCATCTGAAGCAAGTATTGCGTCAGATGCGATATTAGGAAAACGAGTAGGAATCGGCGCCTATGTAACTATAGAATCCGGAGTTATCATAGAAGATGATGTAATTATTGGTCCTAATAGCTTCATCGGAAGACATACAAAAATAAGCGCTGGAACACATATATGGGCTAATGTTAGCATACATCACGCAGTAGAAATTGGTAAATTCTGTCGTATACAATCTGGAACAATTATTGGATCTGATGGTTTCGGATATATAAAAAATCATGGAACATGGATAAAAGTTCCACATTTAGGAAAAGTAAAAATTGGAAACAACGTAGAAATAGGTGCATGTACTACTATTGATCGCGGCACACTAGATAATACTAACATTGAAAATGGAGTAATTATTGATAATCAATGCCAAATAGCACATAATGTTAAAATTGGCGAACATACAGCAATAGCAGGTGGAGTCATTATGGGCGGTAGTTTAACTATCGGAAAAAATTGTATGATAGGTGGAGCTAGCGTAATAAATGGACATATAAATATCTGTGATAACGTTACAATTACCGGAATGAGCATGGTAATGAGATCTATAACAAAACCAGGTATATATTCATCAGGTATTCCTGTGCAACCTAACACGACATGGTGGAAGACTGCTGCTTTAATTATACGTATACATAAAATAAATAAACGTATAAAAACTATAGAACAACACATTAAAAAACTATTTTTTCTATTACAAAGCAATAAAAATAATTTTTTATTCATCCTGTTAGGATAA
- the fabZ gene encoding 3-hydroxyacyl-ACP dehydratase FabZ — MITNDCILHIEEVLELLPHRFPFLLIDRVLKFEKGKFLRAIKNVSFNEPFFQGHFPGKPIFPGVLILEAMAQATGILAFKSTGKLAPGELYYFAAIDAARFKRPVQPGDQMILDVEFIKERRGVARFKGIATVNKKMACEASMMCARRKEI; from the coding sequence TTGATTACCAATGATTGTATTTTACATATTGAAGAAGTTTTAGAACTGTTACCACATAGATTCCCATTTTTATTAATTGATCGTGTATTAAAATTTGAAAAAGGAAAATTTTTAAGAGCAATAAAAAACGTATCTTTTAATGAACCATTTTTTCAAGGTCATTTTCCGGGGAAACCTATCTTTCCAGGAGTGTTAATCTTAGAAGCTATGGCTCAGGCTACCGGTATCTTAGCTTTTAAAAGTACAGGGAAATTAGCTCCAGGAGAATTATATTATTTTGCAGCTATAGACGCAGCACGATTTAAACGTCCAGTGCAACCAGGAGATCAAATGATCCTTGATGTTGAATTTATCAAGGAAAGACGCGGAGTCGCACGTTTTAAAGGTATTGCTACAGTAAATAAAAAAATGGCCTGTGAAGCATCAATGATGTGTGCTCGCAGAAAGGAAATCTAA
- the lpxA gene encoding acyl-ACP--UDP-N-acetylglucosamine O-acyltransferase, with translation MVNNSSTIIHPSSIIENGAIIHDNVHIGPFCFIGAQVEIGARTLLKSHIVINGITYIGEDNKIYQFASLGEINQDLKYAKEPTRIEIGHYNQIRENVTIHRGTIQGKQVTKIGNNNLFMINVHIAHDCVIGDHCVLANNVTLGGHVRIDSHTIIGGMTAIHQFCLIGAHVMIGGCSGVTQDIPPFIIAQGNHATPFGLNIEGLKRRGFNRATIHAIRDAYKILYRSNKTIEGAKIALKRLAVEHPIINEFIEFLKRSQRGIIR, from the coding sequence ATGGTTAATAATTCCTCTACTATAATACACCCTAGTTCCATAATAGAAAACGGCGCCATTATCCATGATAATGTACATATTGGACCATTTTGTTTTATCGGCGCACAAGTCGAAATAGGAGCGCGCACTTTACTAAAATCCCATATTGTAATTAATGGAATTACTTATATAGGAGAAGACAACAAAATTTATCAGTTCGCCTCACTTGGAGAAATAAATCAAGATTTAAAGTACGCTAAAGAACCAACCCGTATAGAAATTGGTCACTATAATCAAATTAGAGAAAACGTTACTATCCATCGCGGCACAATACAGGGAAAACAAGTTACTAAAATAGGTAACAATAATTTATTTATGATAAACGTACATATCGCGCATGATTGTGTAATAGGGGATCATTGTGTATTAGCTAATAATGTTACCTTAGGAGGGCACGTACGAATAGACAGTCACACTATTATCGGGGGAATGACTGCAATTCATCAATTTTGCCTCATAGGAGCGCATGTTATGATCGGCGGATGCTCTGGAGTGACACAAGATATTCCTCCATTTATAATAGCACAAGGCAATCACGCTACTCCTTTTGGATTAAATATTGAAGGATTAAAAAGAAGAGGTTTTAATAGAGCTACTATACACGCTATTCGAGATGCTTATAAAATTTTATATCGTAGTAATAAAACGATTGAAGGAGCAAAAATAGCTTTAAAAAGGCTCGCTGTGGAACACCCTATCATTAATGAATTTATAGAGTTTCTCAAAAGATCTCAAAGAGGAATTATTCGTTAA